In a genomic window of Zingiber officinale cultivar Zhangliang chromosome 9B, Zo_v1.1, whole genome shotgun sequence:
- the LOC122022550 gene encoding putative kinase-like protein TMKL1 isoform X1 has translation MEKSFKIRLLLGLLCSFVLLLWLALCFVLWKRMIFRSKSESLEAGGEGGGAGEDVEAEEGLVKFAGGECLTVHDILDAPGEVVSKSGYGTLYRASIEQSGAVLLLRFVRPACVARIEEVLPAIRVLGAIRHPNVVPLRAMYVGPRGEKLLVHPFYAAGSLKQLLRAGVAEAYRWDIIYRISIGIAKGLNHLHTGLEKPIVHGNLKSNNILIDVDYLPRLSDFGLHLILNPSAAQDMLEASAAQGYKAPELVKVRDISKETDIYSFGVILLEMLTQRDPVSNSKFLESKDFHLPSSLLNFVLEHKVSDVFNSELLNQSIDQNSTNEQGLVMLFQLAMACCSPQPSARPDIKHVITQLEAIVL, from the exons ATGGAGAAGAGCTTCAAGATCAGGCTGCTGTTAGGTTTACTCTGCTCTTTCGTTCTGCTTCTTTGGCTCGCATTGTGTTTCGTCCTCTGGAAGAGAATGATTTTCCGCAGCAAAAGCGAATCCTTGGAGGCCGGCGGCGAGGGAGGTGGGGCGGGGGAGGATGTGGAGGCGGAGGAGGGTCTGGTGAAGTTCGCCGGGGGAGAGTGCTTGACGGTGCACGACATCTTGGACGCGCCGGGGGAGGTGGTGTCGAAATCGGGCTACGGGACGCTGTACAGGGCCAGCATCGAGCAGAGCGGCGCGGTGCTTCTGCTCCGTTTCGTGCGGCCGGCTTGCGTGGCACGGATTGAGGAGGTGCTGCCGGCGATCCGGGTGCTGGGGGCTATCCGGCACCCGAACGTGGTGCCTCTGCGGGCGATGTACGTCGGACCGCGAGGGGAGAAGCTCTTGGTGCATCCGTTCTATGCCGCAGGGTCGCTGAAGCAGCTCCTAAGAG CTGGTGTTGCAGAAGCATACCGATGGGATATCATCTATAGGATATCAATCGGCATTGCCAAGGGATTGAACCATCTCCACACGGGTCTGGAGAAGCCCATTGTGCATGGTAATCTCAAGAGCAACAACATTTTGATTGATGTCGATTACCTGCCTCGCCTTTCGGATTTCGGTTTGCACCTTATCTTGAATCCGTCGGCGGCGCAGGACATGCTCGAAGCCTCTGCAGCTCAGGGATACAAAGCCCCCGAGCTGGTCAAGGTCAGAGATATCAGCAAAGAAACCGACATTTACAGCTTCGGAGTGATCCTACTGGAGATGCTCACTCAAAGGGATCCTGTCAGCAACAGCAAATTCTTAGAGTCCAAAGATTTCCATTTGCCCAGTTCCCTGTTAAATTTTGTCCTTGAGCACAAAGTCTCCGATGTTTTCAATTCTGAGCTCCTAAATCAGAGCATAGATCAAAACTCCACCAATGAACAAGGCCTAGTGATGCTGTTCCAATTGGCAATGGCTTGCTGTTCCCCTCAACCTTCTGCGAGACCAGATATCAAGCATGTCATCACTCAACTCGAAGCCATTGTTCTCTGA
- the LOC122022550 gene encoding putative kinase-like protein TMKL1 isoform X2, whose product MEKSFKIRLLLGLLCSFVLLLWLALCFVLWKRMIFRSKSESLEAGGEGGGAGEDVEAEEGLVKFAGGECLTVHDILDAPGEVVSKSGYGTLYRASIEQSGAVLLLRFVRPACVARIEEVLPAIRVLGAIRHPNVVPLRAMYVGPRGEKLLVHPFYAAGSLKQLLRAGVAEAYRWDIIYRISIGIAKGLNHLHTGLEKPIVHGHARSLCSSGIQSPRAGQGQRYQQRNRHLQLRSDPTGDAHSKGSCQQQQILRVQRFPFAQFPVKFCP is encoded by the exons ATGGAGAAGAGCTTCAAGATCAGGCTGCTGTTAGGTTTACTCTGCTCTTTCGTTCTGCTTCTTTGGCTCGCATTGTGTTTCGTCCTCTGGAAGAGAATGATTTTCCGCAGCAAAAGCGAATCCTTGGAGGCCGGCGGCGAGGGAGGTGGGGCGGGGGAGGATGTGGAGGCGGAGGAGGGTCTGGTGAAGTTCGCCGGGGGAGAGTGCTTGACGGTGCACGACATCTTGGACGCGCCGGGGGAGGTGGTGTCGAAATCGGGCTACGGGACGCTGTACAGGGCCAGCATCGAGCAGAGCGGCGCGGTGCTTCTGCTCCGTTTCGTGCGGCCGGCTTGCGTGGCACGGATTGAGGAGGTGCTGCCGGCGATCCGGGTGCTGGGGGCTATCCGGCACCCGAACGTGGTGCCTCTGCGGGCGATGTACGTCGGACCGCGAGGGGAGAAGCTCTTGGTGCATCCGTTCTATGCCGCAGGGTCGCTGAAGCAGCTCCTAAGAG CTGGTGTTGCAGAAGCATACCGATGGGATATCATCTATAGGATATCAATCGGCATTGCCAAGGGATTGAACCATCTCCACACGGGTCTGGAGAAGCCCATTGTGCATG GACATGCTCGAAGCCTCTGCAGCTCAGGGATACAAAGCCCCCGAGCTGGTCAAGGTCAGAGATATCAGCAAAGAAACCGACATTTACAGCTTCGGAGTGATCCTACTGGAGATGCTCACTCAAAGGGATCCTGTCAGCAACAGCAAATTCTTAGAGTCCAAAGATTTCCATTTGCCCAGTTCCCTGTTAAATTTTGTCCTTGA